Proteins encoded in a region of the Zunongwangia endophytica genome:
- the otsB gene encoding trehalose-phosphatase — MKQSQDPKKLPSAIENLEVLKKKFSTNKPLIFLDFDGTLAPIVENHEDAGMDNETKEIVKQLSENYAIAVVSGRGLSDVRNKVGLQDIYYAGSHGFEIAGPNNFEKDNEEAQKMLPVFDEIEEKLQEKLSAIEGVRFERKKFTLAIHYRQVSEEKISEFHSIIENVVEEYPKLHKGDGKKVVEIKPNIEWHKGKAVNFLRKELSTATNPFSIYLGDDTTDEDAFREMGNGYGILVGEHGNDSYADYRVENITEVKRFLKELL, encoded by the coding sequence ATGAAACAGTCTCAAGACCCGAAAAAATTGCCATCAGCAATCGAAAATCTTGAAGTATTAAAGAAAAAATTCAGCACTAACAAGCCACTTATTTTTTTGGATTTTGATGGTACTTTGGCGCCCATCGTAGAAAATCACGAAGATGCGGGAATGGATAATGAGACTAAAGAAATTGTAAAGCAACTATCCGAAAATTATGCTATTGCCGTAGTTAGCGGTCGAGGCTTAAGTGATGTTCGCAATAAAGTGGGCTTGCAGGATATTTATTATGCCGGCAGTCACGGATTTGAAATTGCAGGTCCTAATAATTTTGAAAAGGATAATGAGGAAGCGCAAAAAATGCTTCCGGTTTTTGACGAAATTGAAGAAAAACTTCAGGAAAAATTGAGTGCTATTGAAGGCGTTCGATTTGAACGTAAAAAGTTTACTTTGGCTATTCATTACCGCCAGGTTTCGGAAGAAAAAATTTCAGAATTTCATTCTATAATCGAAAATGTTGTAGAAGAATATCCAAAATTACATAAAGGCGACGGTAAAAAAGTAGTCGAAATAAAACCTAATATCGAATGGCATAAAGGAAAAGCGGTTAATTTTCTTCGGAAAGAATTAAGTACAGCAACTAATCCTTTTTCTATTTATCTTGGTGATGACACGACAGATGAAGATGCTTTTAGAGAAATGGGAAACGGTTACGGAATTTTAGTGGGAGAGCACGGAAATGATTCTTATGCAGATTACCGTGTAGAAAACATTACAGAGGTTAAACGCTTTTTAAAAGAGTTACTTTAA
- a CDS encoding DUF456 domain-containing protein has translation MTLILITLAVILLIVGIVGSVLPVLPGVPISWLGLLAFYLIPGIEIDYWFLGITLVVAITIYILEMVIPAMGTKKYGGSKAGMIGTTVGLIVGIFIPIPFAILIGPFVGAFIGEIINKSDSKTALRAAYGSFIGFLASTFMEFMVALIFFVLFLYKGWGYRDFLFGNS, from the coding sequence ATGACATTAATCCTTATTACTTTAGCCGTGATTTTACTAATTGTAGGAATCGTAGGCAGTGTTTTACCGGTACTTCCCGGTGTACCGATTAGCTGGTTAGGATTATTGGCGTTTTACTTAATTCCTGGTATAGAAATCGATTATTGGTTTCTTGGGATCACATTAGTTGTTGCCATTACTATCTATATTCTGGAAATGGTAATACCTGCCATGGGCACTAAAAAATATGGCGGTAGCAAAGCGGGAATGATTGGTACAACCGTAGGACTTATAGTTGGTATTTTTATTCCGATTCCGTTTGCGATTTTGATAGGACCATTTGTTGGAGCTTTTATCGGCGAAATCATAAATAAATCTGATTCTAAAACCGCATTACGTGCTGCTTACGGAAGTTTTATAGGATTTTTAGCTTCTACTTTTATGGAATTTATGGTCGCTCTAATCTTCTTTGTGCTCTTTCTTTATAAAGGTTGGGGATATCGCGATTTTCTTTTTGGCAATAGCTAG
- a CDS encoding GAF domain-containing sensor histidine kinase, whose amino-acid sequence MIAPNDSSEEEFKRVLEVSQLDLDYQSLQEMFENLTKMASKITGANLSLVNILDSYWQWSIAANGMETGVMRREQSVCQYTIGQDEFFEVDNFRDDDRFDVPLDKKYCYYLGLPLKSAAGNAIGALCIIDEVKQNISEDQRYLLKLIGAEVVEKLEALKKMAEVNRRFHDMHAAQRELGYELRGPVSGILGLSKLAEQEGDSATLKKYFNLAGRSSSELIDIIGNSLEKNSNEFLHYEKGSITLLALKNKLLELFSDLGNTKHLELNIELLAGNQNLKFSKQKIVQLAGNLISNAIKFGKEDSVINVILGLKNTSISDMAKFSIQVESQGACLSHEAIADIMNSNMNANEKLIGMDAYGLGLKLVRHLVLTMGGQIEITSEKDTAATKFYISIPRFI is encoded by the coding sequence ATGATAGCACCTAACGATTCTTCCGAAGAGGAATTTAAAAGAGTTCTTGAAGTTTCTCAACTCGATCTGGATTACCAGAGTCTTCAAGAAATGTTTGAAAATTTAACAAAGATGGCCTCTAAAATTACCGGAGCCAATCTATCCTTAGTGAATATTTTAGATTCTTATTGGCAATGGTCTATTGCCGCCAACGGTATGGAAACCGGTGTGATGCGCAGGGAACAGTCGGTTTGTCAATATACGATAGGTCAGGATGAGTTTTTTGAAGTAGATAATTTTAGGGATGATGATCGTTTTGATGTGCCTTTAGACAAAAAGTACTGTTATTATTTAGGACTTCCTTTAAAATCTGCCGCAGGGAATGCTATTGGTGCTTTGTGTATTATTGATGAGGTGAAACAGAATATTTCAGAAGATCAGCGATATCTTTTAAAATTAATTGGTGCTGAAGTTGTCGAGAAATTGGAAGCTTTAAAAAAAATGGCTGAAGTGAATCGTCGTTTTCACGATATGCATGCTGCACAAAGGGAACTTGGTTACGAACTTCGAGGTCCGGTGAGCGGTATTTTAGGCTTAAGCAAACTGGCCGAGCAAGAAGGTGATTCAGCTACGCTAAAAAAATATTTTAATCTGGCCGGTCGCAGTAGTTCTGAACTTATTGATATTATAGGAAATTCATTAGAAAAAAATAGTAATGAATTTCTTCATTACGAAAAAGGAAGTATCACACTATTAGCTTTAAAAAACAAGCTTCTGGAACTGTTTTCTGATTTAGGAAATACAAAACATTTAGAATTGAATATTGAACTACTAGCTGGGAATCAAAATTTGAAGTTTTCAAAACAAAAAATTGTTCAGTTAGCCGGTAATTTGATATCCAATGCTATTAAGTTTGGTAAGGAAGATTCGGTGATAAATGTGATTTTAGGATTAAAGAATACCAGTATTTCAGACATGGCAAAATTCAGTATACAAGTAGAATCGCAAGGAGCTTGCCTTTCTCATGAAGCCATTGCAGATATCATGAACTCTAATATGAATGCAAATGAAAAGCTGATTGGTATGGATGCTTATGGTTTGGGATTAAAATTAGTACGACATCTGGTGTTGACTATGGGAGGGCAGATAGAAATAACTTCAGAAAAAGATACTGCCGCTACCAAGTTTTATATTTCTATTCCGCGTTTTATTTAA
- a CDS encoding LrgB family protein, giving the protein MKPFLLQPIFGITLTLIAYFLSGKIKSKFNYVIFNRVLISVLLIIAVLLIFNIDFETYDEGGKYISFFLGPSVVALGVFLYEKLEEVKRDLKVFLIAVFAGGITGMLSVLAILMLWQVPEILSRSLVAKSVTTPIAIEIAKITNGLPEITAGIVIVTGILGNAFGPYVLKVTGIRNNKAIGSALGTSAHGIGTAKAFEIDQFAGTYSGLAMCINGIITALLAPYILEWFLS; this is encoded by the coding sequence ATGAAACCATTTTTACTTCAGCCAATATTTGGAATAACTCTTACCTTAATTGCTTATTTCCTTTCAGGAAAAATAAAAAGCAAATTCAATTACGTTATATTTAATCGCGTATTGATTTCAGTTTTACTAATAATAGCGGTTTTACTAATTTTTAATATCGATTTTGAAACTTATGATGAAGGAGGGAAATATATCAGTTTCTTTCTGGGACCTTCTGTAGTCGCCTTGGGTGTATTTCTGTATGAAAAACTAGAAGAAGTTAAACGAGATTTGAAAGTTTTTTTAATCGCTGTATTTGCTGGAGGAATTACGGGCATGCTTAGCGTTTTAGCAATACTAATGCTATGGCAAGTTCCTGAAATTCTGAGTAGATCGTTAGTCGCCAAATCTGTAACTACACCAATAGCCATTGAAATCGCAAAAATAACTAACGGACTTCCAGAAATAACTGCAGGTATTGTAATTGTTACCGGCATTTTAGGAAATGCTTTTGGGCCCTATGTTTTAAAAGTGACAGGTATAAGAAATAATAAGGCGATAGGATCTGCTTTAGGCACTTCGGCGCATGGAATAGGAACTGCTAAAGCTTTCGAAATAGACCAATTTGCCGGGACTTATAGTGGTTTGGCAATGTGCATTAATGGTATAATTACCGCTTTACTGGCGCCTTATATTTTAGAATGGTTTTTAAGTTAG
- a CDS encoding CidA/LrgA family protein gives MLKSLIYIFGFLLLGELIHYLLDIPVAGNIIGMLLIFLALLFKLVKLEDVKPASDVLVKYMVVFFIPYGVGLMVYANLIAEYWIPVTTAVVFSTLLSLYITGFLFQKLDKK, from the coding sequence ATGTTGAAATCGCTAATCTATATTTTTGGTTTTCTGCTTTTGGGTGAATTAATCCATTATCTATTAGATATACCTGTAGCGGGTAATATTATAGGAATGCTGCTTATTTTTTTAGCCTTGCTCTTCAAACTGGTAAAATTAGAAGATGTAAAACCAGCTTCAGATGTTTTAGTAAAGTATATGGTAGTCTTTTTTATTCCCTACGGAGTGGGTTTGATGGTATATGCTAATTTGATTGCAGAATACTGGATTCCTGTTACTACTGCAGTTGTATTTAGTACATTGCTTTCACTTTATATCACCGGATTTTTATTTCAAAAACTGGATAAAAAATGA
- a CDS encoding flavin-containing monooxygenase, whose amino-acid sequence MLDFIIIGAAQAGLAMGYYLKQAGYNFIILDKEEEIGASWLNRWDSLKLFTPTEFNHLPGMEFPSKKGHYPSKTEVANYFKLYTEKFEFPIQLNTLVTSVSKERATFLITTEKDQFQAKNVVVATGPFHIPYTPPFYKKLDETVFQIHSNFYKNPHQLKEGNALVVGAGDSGFQILDEISSTNRKTYFSGATDVKVLPQELLGKTLWWWFSKTGFLSFSKDSWLGRKINNSRQPIIGTNVKEILSRPNVEAVGKTLDAEGEIISTEKKEISDIKNIVWATGYRPNFGWIDGLELTKDGYPKHKRGVSNTKGLYFIGLPWLHTRGSATLGGIKNDAKYIADFIENQNS is encoded by the coding sequence ATGCTGGATTTTATAATTATTGGTGCAGCGCAAGCTGGCCTCGCTATGGGATATTATCTTAAGCAAGCTGGATACAATTTTATTATTTTAGATAAAGAAGAAGAAATTGGTGCTTCCTGGCTTAATCGATGGGATTCGCTAAAATTATTTACTCCAACGGAGTTTAATCACCTTCCGGGAATGGAGTTCCCTTCGAAAAAGGGCCATTATCCTTCGAAAACCGAAGTCGCTAATTACTTTAAATTGTATACTGAAAAATTTGAGTTTCCAATTCAGTTAAACACACTGGTAACTTCAGTTTCTAAAGAAAGAGCTACATTTTTAATCACGACTGAAAAAGACCAATTTCAGGCAAAAAATGTAGTTGTAGCTACAGGCCCATTTCATATTCCTTACACTCCGCCATTTTACAAAAAACTAGACGAAACGGTTTTTCAAATCCACAGTAACTTTTACAAAAACCCACATCAACTAAAAGAAGGAAATGCATTAGTGGTTGGCGCAGGAGATTCAGGCTTTCAGATTCTGGACGAAATTTCTTCAACTAATCGAAAAACTTACTTCTCTGGAGCTACAGATGTAAAAGTGCTTCCGCAGGAATTATTAGGAAAAACATTATGGTGGTGGTTTTCTAAAACCGGATTTCTTAGTTTCAGCAAAGATTCCTGGCTTGGACGAAAAATTAATAATAGTCGGCAACCTATTATCGGCACCAATGTAAAGGAAATTCTATCGCGACCAAATGTAGAAGCTGTTGGCAAAACTTTAGATGCTGAAGGTGAAATTATTTCTACGGAAAAAAAAGAGATCTCTGATATTAAGAATATCGTTTGGGCGACCGGATATCGACCTAACTTTGGCTGGATTGATGGTTTAGAACTAACCAAAGATGGCTATCCAAAACATAAACGTGGTGTAAGCAACACTAAAGGACTATATTTTATAGGACTCCCATGGCTGCACACCCGTGGATCGGCAACCTTGGGAGGTATTAAAAATGATGCAAAATATATAGCTGATTTTATCGAAAATCAGAATTCCTGA
- a CDS encoding universal stress protein has protein sequence MRTVLLPTDFSENSYNAIKYAMQLFKNSRTKFILLNTLYNADFIIYSSLYGVYKENSTKNLSRFLRRIEEDLPNKYHEFELVSTFKMLHEEIKERVAQQEIDLIVMGTEGAQDGSELIFGTNTVHAIKAAKCPLLAIPAGAAYLEPKNILFPNDLKLDFEAYNLWFLKSIIDQFKSTVHILNVSFGKDLDENQEKSKQALQEYFDENGYVFGRINRDSVMEALKEYQKQNPVEMLVMIKNKHTFIEKLLFSSLVHEVAYNVKIPFLVLPSENYKRQEF, from the coding sequence ATGAGAACCGTACTCTTGCCAACCGATTTTTCAGAAAACTCTTATAATGCGATCAAATATGCCATGCAGTTATTTAAAAATTCACGCACTAAATTTATTTTGCTGAATACACTTTATAACGCAGATTTCATTATTTACAGTAGTTTGTATGGGGTTTACAAAGAAAACTCCACTAAAAATCTCTCTCGCTTTCTAAGACGTATTGAAGAAGATCTTCCTAATAAATATCATGAATTTGAGTTGGTTTCAACTTTCAAAATGTTACATGAAGAAATTAAAGAACGAGTAGCTCAACAAGAAATCGATCTAATCGTGATGGGAACTGAAGGCGCTCAGGATGGGAGTGAATTAATTTTCGGTACCAATACAGTGCATGCGATTAAGGCTGCAAAATGCCCATTGTTAGCTATTCCAGCCGGTGCAGCTTATTTAGAGCCGAAGAATATTCTTTTTCCGAACGATTTAAAATTAGACTTCGAAGCTTACAATCTTTGGTTTTTAAAAAGTATTATAGACCAATTTAAATCTACGGTGCATATTCTGAATGTAAGTTTTGGTAAAGATCTGGATGAAAACCAAGAGAAATCTAAACAGGCATTGCAAGAGTATTTCGATGAGAATGGTTATGTCTTTGGAAGAATAAACCGAGATAGTGTAATGGAAGCTCTAAAGGAATACCAAAAGCAGAATCCGGTTGAAATGCTAGTGATGATAAAAAACAAACACACTTTTATCGAAAAATTACTATTCAGCTCCTTAGTACACGAAGTGGCTTACAATGTGAAAATTCCGTTTTTGGTCTTGCCATCTGAAAATTACAAACGTCAGGAATTCTGA
- a CDS encoding YihY/virulence factor BrkB family protein: MEREAIDTKKEHNPFKLKLKGWWEVLKQIYSEIGEDKVSIVSAGVAFYAFLAVFPAIMALISIYGLATDPQDIERQISELSAMMPKQAFEILQQRIDVFLESHGDKLGWGTLFGILFSIWSANKGTNGLLTGVDIAYDTEQDHNIFKQYLMASIFTVGGLAMLILSMVLIVGFPALVHKIGLPEHLENIISWSRWLILAVLVCIFLCMVYKFAPARKQPALRWVIPGAIFSTLVWLAASYGFSFYVSNFGNYGEVYGSISAVVVLLMWLYITCFIILLGAEINTEIVDHLINVELEAKKEK, translated from the coding sequence ATGGAAAGAGAAGCAATAGATACAAAAAAAGAGCATAATCCTTTTAAGCTCAAATTAAAAGGATGGTGGGAAGTACTAAAACAAATATATTCTGAAATCGGTGAAGATAAGGTTAGTATCGTTTCTGCCGGAGTCGCATTTTATGCGTTTTTAGCTGTCTTCCCTGCAATTATGGCACTTATTTCTATTTATGGCTTAGCGACTGATCCACAAGATATCGAAAGACAAATTAGCGAACTTTCGGCCATGATGCCTAAGCAAGCATTTGAAATTCTACAGCAACGTATTGATGTTTTTCTAGAATCTCATGGCGATAAACTGGGATGGGGAACTTTATTTGGTATATTATTTAGTATCTGGAGTGCCAATAAAGGGACAAACGGATTATTAACCGGCGTGGATATCGCATACGATACCGAACAAGATCATAATATTTTTAAGCAATATTTAATGGCCTCTATTTTTACTGTTGGAGGACTTGCAATGTTGATTTTAAGTATGGTGCTTATCGTTGGGTTTCCTGCACTAGTACATAAAATTGGATTGCCAGAACATTTAGAAAATATTATTAGCTGGTCCAGATGGTTGATATTGGCGGTTTTAGTCTGTATTTTTTTATGCATGGTTTACAAATTTGCACCTGCCAGAAAACAACCCGCTCTTCGCTGGGTAATTCCCGGAGCCATTTTTTCTACGCTTGTGTGGTTAGCTGCTTCTTACGGATTTTCATTTTACGTGAGTAATTTTGGTAATTATGGTGAAGTTTATGGTTCAATTTCCGCGGTGGTCGTGTTGCTTATGTGGCTATACATCACCTGCTTTATTATCCTATTAGGCGCCGAGATTAATACTGAAATTGTTGACCATCTAATTAATGTAGAATTAGAAGCTAAAAAAGAAAAATAA